AGGGTGCCAATGAAATATGTAGTCAAAcaaacagcaaccaaaatatatttgaaaatattaTGACTCCTCCCACTGATGCCACAGAATTTTGTATGGCAAACATAGAAAGGTTCTCcatagatgaaatgcaacagttgtTGAACGTTATACGAATACCTGGATTTAGGAATATTTTATACCCCCTGTGTGAAAAGATCTAACTTCTGTCTTGAAGGAGAATGCCCCCAATTGTTTCTTACCACAATAGTGCTTGCAACCAAACCTGTGGCCTATTATTTGATTACGAAAGCGTTTTGGTCTTATACTTTTTAAAGTGCTGATGTATTTCACAATTGGAATGTCGGGTTCTTGGTATAAAATACTCTTTCTAATGCAGTAAATACAATGTCAACACCACATCACTGAAAGCCTAATTTGTGATTTTCAGATTTCCACATTCCTTAGCTAGTGCATATTACTCTTGATTCCCCTATAATCAAGCAGGCTGTGTACCTGCTTGACATGTGCTTGTCAGTTtcagacctttgtttttttttcttctttggttgaTAATTGCCAGTATGCCTTTTGATGCGAGCTGTGAGGCACTGCTATTTTTTGTGGTATACAATCTTTTTAACTTTAGCATGGATACATAGCATGGAAAAACATGTAAGTATTTGAAATGTTGAATGCACCTACCTTTCTGTTATTGTTTCCCGAAGTCCACTCGCCACTCCTTTAACCACTGTGCTTGCCTTTGGAGTCAGCACCACTTGTGATATAAAAAATGTGCCCTTCCTTCTTCTTTCAGTTACCGATGTTTGAAGAAATTGAATCAGTTTTTCCGTGTCTGTTGTGTTCGCCCAAGGAGCCGGCATCATTTGACCAGGCCAAAGAAAGGATACTTCTAGTGCTACTGGGCTATGATAAAAAACCAAAATTTGGTAATCTTTCTCCCACAGATATTGAAGACTTACTTCTTGAGCGAATATAGCAGGACACATTttgttcccaaatgtgtctttgagcaTTTGGACAAGGTTTTCATGATGATACTTCTGCATCCCGTAGAAGTGGTTAAAGTCTAGAAAGATCACCTCCTTGTGGTGGTTAGTAAGAAATGCATTGATCTCCTCCAGGCCCTCATTGACTTTGGCACTAAATAATCCATGAGCAAAATAGAGTTCATTATCAGGGTCTCTTGGCTTGGTAGAAATCCGAAGGTCAAAATACCGTATCCCTGCCTCTAATTGGCTGGTGAAGCTCATTGTCTGTGTTGCTAACCACTTTCGCATGAGCTTTTTGGCAACAgtcccaaaaacagacacaaagttTTGGACAGTTTCTGGTTGTTCAGGTCCCACAGGAGATGCTTCATCAATATAGAAACTGAAGGAATCATGGGACCCTACAAGAAAAAGGGAAATATGTACTTTTCTGTTGTATAGAAACACCGTAAAACCAACCATATCTGTTTCTCCATATCACAAGTGATAGACACAAAAACCAACACATATAAAAGAACTCAAtactttaagaaaaaaacacattttcattcagcatgcagtgttgtttttttctttacttttattttGACATTGTTCTGGTGACTGCCCTAGAGCTTTTACAGAGGTTCATACCCTACAATAGGTAAAGTTAAAAGCAGTTGCCTTCACAATCTAACAAAGCTGATGTATATAACTCCTCTCTGGACAATTATCATCTAATTTAGTACTGCTGAAAATATTGTAGTCAGCCTGAGGATAAGTAATTCAGAATATTTAATCTCAATTTGTGATATATATTCTGTAGAAATGCCTTAAGTAATTTCATATCGACTATAATTGAGACCTATCTGAGATGATAATCACAAACCAAAAGGGTAACTGGCAGGAATCACTATTAGCTGTAGTGGAACCATGCAGCCATAATGTTCCAAGCAATGTTATACCAAATCTCCTAAATAAATCTATTACAATTTCTCCACTATACATTTTATGGATACTGAAAGTCCGTGGTGAGTCCCCTAATCCAATGAGACCAAACTTTGGGCTCATTTACAGGCACAGAACTCCGAGGTGATTTGCAATGTATGTAATGGCTATTTTATTCAATATAATAATCCATAATACACATTTCATTACTATTTAAGACTCTTGTTCTCTTGCTCCTCCTTATGAAAGAAAACATCTGATTGTGGATATGAAGAAGACATTTGAAATTAGTTCTGTGAAATAAGGGAACACGTTTACACATTGTAATTTGTGTCCGTATCATAATTTAAGCAGTGTGTTGTAGGTACATTTCAACACTTGAAAGTGTTGTCAGGTGTGATAACATGTACTACATAATCCTGCTTTCCTGTACGGATCTCCAGCAGTTGAGTCAATAAACAGTGAACAAAATGTTGCCTCTTTAATAATAAAACTCAGTACTCAGGGGCACTAGTTTAGAGTAAATGGTGATTAAGGTTTAGTGCAAGTCTGCACAATGATTTGTCTTTCATACTTTGTGCTGGCTTTAGCACCCACCATGCACTGTGATATCACAACCTAAATATATTACGTTATTACATGAATTCTGATGTAATTGTCTTACTAGAGGTGTCTATCGATGTTACAAGTAGACTAGAACATCCTGTGGTTCTGTGTTTGGGTGTATCACATAAGGGATTACCCCTAATCTTACCCAATTACAATAATGCATATATCAAGGGATTGCATGACCACATAGAGGCACTCCAAGGTTACCTGCAGTATTTCTATtgaatattgttggacctggctttttcacagggacatccccaaactttttgcctccttcctcctattttttctgacctgttgttgttggcttttgacctctgggcactttaccactgctaaccagtgctaaagtgcatatgctttctgtgcaaattgtactactgattggtttatccatgattgactatttaatttacttgtaagtccctgatagagtgcactacatgtgcctagggcaggtagattaaatgctactagtgggcctgcagcactggttgtgccacccacctcagtagcccttaaccctgtctcaggactgccattgcaaggcctgtgtgtgcagtttcactgccacttcgacttggcatttaaaagtactctccaagcctagaactccccttttactacatataagtcatccctaatgtgtgccctaggtaacccctagagcagggtgctgtgtaggtaaaaggcaggacatgtacctgtgtagttatatgtcctggtagtgtaaaactcctaaattcgtttttacactactgtgaggcctgctcctttcataggctaacattggggctgccctcatacactgttgaagtggcagctgctgatctgaaaggagcaggaaggtcatatttagtatggccagaatggtaatacaaaatcctgctgactggtgaagtcggatttaatattactattctaggaatgccacttttagaaagtgagcatttctttgcactaaaatcttgttgtgcctttcaatccacgtctggctaggtttagttgacagctccttgtgcattcactcagacacaccccaaacacagggtactcagcctcacttgcatatatctgcattttgaatgggtcttcctgggctgggagggtggagggcctgccctcacacaaaggactgccacaccccctactgggactctggcagacaggattgaactgaaagggggcttggtgcatttcttagagactctttgaagtcacccccacttcaaaggcacaacttagtataaaacagggcctctgccctacctcatcagacacttgctggagaagaaaactgaaccagaacctacatcctgccaagaagaactgcctggctgctcaaaggactcacttgtctgcttttctacaaaggactgctgccttgctgttggcctgctgccttgctgaactcttgtctggctgtaaaagtgctctccaagggcttggatagagcttgcctcctgttccctgaagtctcaggaccaaaaagacttctctcttcctcttggacgctccgtgcgccgaacttttcgacgcacagcttgttccgtggcaagaaaaatgccgcacaccgacgctgatcaacgcgacgtcttcgggacgaccgaaactttgacgcacggcctcgcaaagacaacgccgcccgacttcccgggagaaatcgacgcgacgcctgccgtgagatcaaaactttgacgcacggcctcgcaaggacaacgccgcccgactccgccggagaaatcgacgcgacgcctgctgtgagatcgaaacttcgacgcgcagccccgcagaacgacgcgcagccggaaaacaagcaggaaaatccacgcacagacccgggacatctggtattccccgcaaaccacagtaagagactgtccgcgcgccggaagacgacgcccgactccccgcatagaaaataacgacacaagtccgtgtgtgctgaggagaaatcgacgcacacaccagttttccacacacctcttctcctgtggccctatgaggagattttccaccagaaaccaggtacttcgtgtttgaaagagactttgtttactttctaaagacttaagacactctctatcacttttcagtgatatctttacaaattcgtattgcaactttgatcgttttgacctgaagatacccagataaatattatatatttttctaaacactgtgtggtatatttttgtggtgttatgctatggtgttgtatgatttattgcacaaatgctttacacattgccttctaagttaagcctgactgctcgtgccaagctaccggagggtgagcacaggctgattttggattgtgtgtgacttaccctgactagagtgagggttcttgcttggacagagggcaacctgactgccaaccaaaaacccaatttctaacattggtgatcagcggtgaggataggacttgtgtttgtgcagtgacatacaatagctaagtatttcactacctacccacagttgaaggtcaacttgatttttcatttttttttggctgttggttctctgatgtcctcctggatatactattgatattttggactttgaatttagttttttgctgataagatcttatcagaatgggattgcttacctactcattctttgttcatactgaccacctcactaaggctgaccttaGGAAgcgttgcagaaaatggggccttcctgtagcaaggagatctactaaggcggagatgctccatcactacatagtctggggggaggaaagatgggcagagagagaggcagcaagaaaccaaatgactaagtacccctcagatgagtaGGAGGACtatgcacatgaggaggaagactgctcacatgaggaggaagactactcagagttggacagtgacccagaaatagatgaatggctccgaggtcaaaggcgacaggagcaacaattagaggagtatcttgcagaggttgaggcaaaaagactcttagtcctggaagaagaaaagattgcagctcaagagctgagctgtaaagagctgaaactggaggccggaagggctgagtccagttcagatggtggcagcaaaaatcttgcatctagtactgctgaagaagggcacaagcccagagatgtggtgcccaacttgaagaagggagttgacacaccccaggcagttcaagggtatgaggtagttcccgttatgcacagggtccctgagaaggattggggaacaggcacagggagtcatattcctactggggggagggacactttactgactctagcagagagtgacagagaaaagggttcccccctggtggacgtcctggatatagagtgtagagacatcccagaagagtatgggttgagtgtcagggacagacagatactgtctcaccagtctcaggagggtgaagtagagtgcttttccaaggttgagttactgggtggttgggtgaagggtactgtggttaatacatgtgaagggcagagtgatgtaattgctggagagcatatgtctggtccttattttccagagctacgccaacaccaggtggagtgtgagttctctgaccccagggaacttacaatggaggcagacttctgggtgagtaccagagagtctgaagaggcatttgggggtgctcctgaagggagtggtctaggtggttcccaaccgagtgtggtgggaaaggattgtagtgtcccaggtaggtcccaggtcctagagggttccatgagggaacaccaggagggaagcctagcctgtaccgtagggtcaccttttgagggaagccccgcagtgtcagaagaacttgggggggtgactgtagccagcatcccaacagttctggtgtctggcagtacccctcctagtgagggggtgcagaagtccagacatagggttgagagggggttgcagaccccagtggaggaccttgagagtcaggggacagctctgagagcagagccccccaggaatgacccaggtgaaaccgtttctggtttgggggaaacccagactctgccagatgggcagaggtcgggagacctgcgccaaccagactcttgtgtggcccttggggacggtgtgtcccttgtggggggtgagagtgcccccccagGAAGtcttggcatgccaggcaaagattcaacctcagggtggtgactctgggttggatacccaggttcagaggttaaactctgacctggtgggaggtagatgtgcctcccaagaagtcctgctgtgccaggcaattgtccaacctcagggtgttgactctgggttggatgaccaggttccgaggttaaactctgacctggtggggggtaggtgtgccccccagaaagtcctggcgtgccaggcaattgcccaacctcagggtggtgaccctaggttggggaagcaggctcagaggttaaactctgacctggtgggaggtaggtgtgcctccctggaagtcctggcctgccaggcaatggttcaacctcagggtggtgactctgggttggctaaccaggttcaggggataagctctgacctgttgggaggtaggggtgccccccagaaagtcctggcgtgccaggcaattgttcaacctcaggatggtgactctgggttggatgaccaggttcagaggttaaactctgacctggtggggggtaggtgtgccccccagaaagtcctggcgtgccaggcaattgcccaacctcagggtggtgaccctgggttggggcaccaggctcagaggttaaactctgacctgttgggaggTAGGTgtacctccctggaagtcctggtgtaccaggcagttgtccaacctcagggtgctgactctgggttggataaccgggttcagaggttaaactcttacctggtggggggtaggtgtgccccccagaaagccctggcgtgccaggcagttgcccaacctcaggttggtgaccctgggttggagaaccaggtccagaggttaaactctaacctggtggagggtcagtgtgccctccaggaagtcctggcgtgccaggcaattgttcaacttcagggtggtgactctgagttgaatggccaagttcagaggttaaactctgacctggtggagggtcagtgtgccctccaggaagtcctggcgtgccaggcaattgttcaacttcagggtggtgactctgagttgaatggtcaggtgcagaggttaaactctgacctggtggggggtaggtgtgcccccaggaagtcctggtttgccaggcagtgatccagtctgagggtacagaccctgggctggaagaccaggttcagggtgtccccccggacctggagggaggggctactgataacagtgcccctaccatgttgtcttctgaggaggccactcctagttggagggtgctggaccccagaagggagggcagggggagggaagcctcaccccgggccctagtccaacctgaaggtacaggccccaggttggagggccagttgcaggttaacagcactgcaatggtggaggaatggtacagggcgacttctgtaagcaccctgaccatgttgggctctgggggtaccgctccaggagggagggtacagagccccagaggggaggaccaggttcaggctgtcatccctgacctggtggaagggagagtggttaaagggtgcccagcacctggggctaccgccccccactctccacagccacagtggttggagagctttgagaggcctggggcctggctctcatccctggcagctgtcagtaatcactgtggcttgctgtccgggtggacagagttatccctggggaggggacaagtgtcacaccccgggggtagagtgggcaacaccaatgtgttggtcatggtggtactatcctgctcctgggatacatctgtgagcaaagtaaggttaggtgctgcacagatgggatccgcaggtaaggagaaaggttccccatgggttggcttagtgggccctgagagtatggacagagggatccaattggagtcaggaaggcgaagaactggagcatgcccctgctgttgtgggcctgggtccttgttctgtcgcctcaaacagggaagtacatcaggatagtgattgttctcccctggctttaggctggtagggggtcatgttggacctggctttttgacagggacatccccaaactttttgcctccttcctcctattttttctgacctgttgttgttggcttttgacctctgggcactttaccactgctaaccagtgctaaagtgcatatgctttctgtgtaaattgtactactgattggtttatccatggttgactatttaatttacttgtaagtccctgatagagtgcactacatgtgcctagggcaggtagattaaatgctactagtgggcctgcagcactggttgtgccacccacctcagtagccccttaaccctgtctcaggactgccattgcaaggcctgtgtgtgccgtttcactgccacttcgacttggcatttaatagtacttgccaagcctagaactccccttttactacatataagtcatccctaatgtgtgccctaggtaacccctagagcagggtgctgtgtaggtaaaaggcaggacatgtacctgtgtagttatatgtcctggtagtgtaaaactcctaaattcgtttttacactactgtgaggcctgctcctttcataggctaacattggggctgccctcatacactgttgaagtggcagctgctgatctgaaaggagcaggaaggtcatatttagtatggccagaatggtaatacaaaatcctgccgactggtgaagtcagatttaatattactattctaggaatgccacttttagaaagtgagcatttctttgcattaaaatcttgttgtgcccttcaatccacgtctggctaggtttagttgacagctccttgtgcattcactcagacacaccccaaacacagggtactcagcctcacttgcatatatctgcattttgaatgggtcttcctgggctgggagggtggagggcctgccctcacacaaaggactgccacaccccctactgggactctggcagacaggattgaactgaaagggggcttggtgcatttcttagagactctttgaagtcacccccacttcaaaggcacaacttagtataaaacagggcctctgccctacctcatcagacacttgctggagaagaaacctgaaccagaacctacatcctgccaataagaactgcctggctgctcaaaggactcacctgtctgcttttctacaaaggactgctgccttgctgaactcttgtctggctgtaaaagtgctctccaagggcttggatagagcttgcctcctgttccctgaagtctcaggaccaaaaagacttctctcttcctcttggacgctccgtgcgccgaacttttcgacgcacagcttgttccgctgcaagaaaaacgctgcacaccgacgctgatcaacgcgacgtcttcgggacgaccgaaactttgacgcacggcctcgcaaggacaacgccgcccgacttcccgggagaaatcgacacgacgcctaccgtgagatcaaaactttgacgcgcggcctcgcaaggacaacgccgcccgactccgcaggagaaatcaacgcgacgcctgccgtgagatcgaaactttgacgcacggcctcgcaaggacaacgccgcccgactttccaggagaaatcgacgcgacgcctgccgtgagatcaaaactttgacgcacggcctcgcaaggacaacgccgcccgactccgccggagaaatcgacgcaacacctgccgtgagatcgaaacttcgacgcgcagccccgcagaacgacacgcagccggaaaacaagcaggaaaatccacgcacagacccgggacatctggtactccccgcaaaccacagtaagagactgtccgcgcgccggaagacgacacccgactccccgcgtggaaaataacgacgcaagtccgtgtgtgctgaggagaaatcgacgcacacaccagttttccacgcacctcttctcctgtggccctatgaggagattttccaccagaaaccaggtactttgtgtttgaaaaagacttaagacactctctatcacttttcagtgatatctttacaaattcgtattgcaactttgatcgttttcacctgaagatacccagataaatattatatatttttctaaacactgtgtggtgtatttttgtggtgttatgctatggtgttgtatgatttattgcacaaatgctttacacattgccttctaagttaagcctgactgctcgtgccaagctaccggagggtgagcacaggctgattttggattgtgtgtgacttaccctgactagagtgagggttcttgcttggacagagggcaacctgactgccaaccaaaaaccccatttcttacaaataTATTTTATGATTCTTCAAATACTCTTTAATTTACAATACTTGCATTTCTGTGCAGTGATTctttaatctatctatctatctaaatcaagagagacagacacacatgcatatatttgtgtctatgtatacacacacacacatacatcagaaAGGTAAAAGACGGCAAGAATTGTGCAGTGTAGTTAAGTGTTGTGTAGTTATGCTCATaggaggccctgcagccaacattcCACCATGCACACCTGAAAGTCACGCACAGCATAGACTGGATGGACAAATAATGCATGATGTATTCCATCCCAAAAACAATTCACCAAAAAAAATGTAAGTTAGGGCTTATTCTGCTCATAGGACTTTAACAATAACATATGTTATTAAAAACAGAAATGTGCTTAACAAACACAAAGTGGGGTTATACTACTAAACAAATCGGAAAGCCTTCTGAAACTGGCAGTCAACTTCTGAGGCCAAAGCATTCTTTTAATTTGGAAGTAAGTGCTAGGCATGGCATAGGAATGGCATGATGGTTACTTTAATATTAAATTGTCTCAGGGTATTTTTGCAGCTTGCTGTATCTATTGACTTCCTGCCTGATTATCAGTATGCCTGAATAGTGTGGGGTATTTACTTTTGCTTGCACAGAGATCAGAATTTTCAGGGTCCATGTGACTCATTTACAAAAGGGTTTCTTGCTCCCAGGAGTAATTACATCCACCACACATTCCTAATTTATGTAAAGTGAACCTGAATCGTAAAAGAAAATAATAGACGCACAAAAAGAGGGTGAATAATATATGCCTTCTTTTGTTTAAATTGCACAGATAGGACAAGCTGAATGGAACAAGAAGGCCTCGAGCAACTGAAGGTCACAGAAACCAATATTCTGCGTGTATGTCAGAATAGCACATTTAGAAATGACCTGGGATATAAATATTGTGTtatgcatattttttatttaaaaaacatattttccctgcGGGTCTAGGTGTTCTATTACTAACTACAATGGGGTGATATACTTTAGTACATTATCTCTAGAGCTACtaaaatgaccaggaaaaagctggaacaaaatcagagtttCAATAGCAGATGCagagaacaggagcgaagatcaccaccaaacaggaagtgttgaagcgcaaagagaacaagaatcacacgccttatataccccaggaacaggaagtaaccaacaggaagtaaaaaggtgccatcttgaattgggatccaGTGTTAGAATGCTATACAAAAAaaaccatagtgagtagggaaccagtgcatgcagggaaaaaaggaagcatactcagagaagagaaagaaacatgGGAAAGATAGTAAGTATATAAGGAGCTTTAAACAAGGGCGAcaagaaagaaaagaggtgagtggggggagcaggatctactggggAAGTGCTGCACTGAAgagaaaacgaggccccatgcccaatttggggcctcgacaaaCAAATGCAATGCTCGGGGCGCGGCGCATCCTGTAGC
The genomic region above belongs to Pleurodeles waltl isolate 20211129_DDA chromosome 1_1, aPleWal1.hap1.20221129, whole genome shotgun sequence and contains:
- the PLCXD3 gene encoding PI-PLC X domain-containing protein 3, translated to MASSQGKSDMEFADWMATLPENIHSVPLTNLAIPGSHDSFSFYIDEASPVGPEQPETVQNFVSVFGTVAKKLMRKWLATQTMSFTSQLEAGIRYFDLRISTKPRDPDNELYFAHGLFSAKVNEGLEEINAFLTNHHKEVIFLDFNHFYGMQKYHHENLVQMLKDTFGNKMCPAIFAQEVSLQYLWEKDYQILVFYHSPVALEVSFLWPGQMMPAPWANTTDTEKLIQFLQTSVTERRRKGTFFISQVVLTPKASTVVKGVASGLRETITERALPAMMHWVRTQKPGESGINIITADFVELGEFIGTVIKLNYLLDEGEANTT